The Amycolatopsis sp. 195334CR genome window below encodes:
- a CDS encoding excinuclease ABC subunit UvrA, whose amino-acid sequence MSTRTDQPSSHPADSHDLIRVHGARVNNLKDVTVEIPKRRLTVFTGVSGSGKSSLVFSTIAAESQRMINETYSAFVQGFMPTLARPEADLLEGLTTAIIVDQERMGANPRSTVGTATDANALLRILFSRLGKPHIGSPNAYSFNVPSVKASGAITIERGNKKTVKATFNQTGGMCPRCEGRGDVNDIDLTQLYDESKSLAEGAITVPGYNPDGWTVRYFSASGFLDADKPIRKYTKRELHDFLYKEPTKVKIENTNITYEGLVPRIQKSFLSKDKEAMQPHIRAFVERAVTFTTCPECEGTRLSEGARSSKINGKSIADLCAMQISDLAEWVRSLKKPTVAPLLSTLQHTLDSFTEIGLGYLSLDRPAGTLSGGEAQRTKLIRHLGSALTDVTYVFDEPTIGLHPHDIQQMNDLLLRLRDKGNTVLVVEHKPETIAIADHVIDLGPGAGSNGGTITYQGPLNGLRASNTLTGRHLDDRATLKPTVRQPTGALEIRNATTHNLQNVNVDIPLGVLCVITGVAGSGKSSLLHRSLPSDAGVITVDQTPIRGSRRSNPATYTGLLDPIRKAFAKTNNVKPALFSANSEGACQVCNGAGVLYTDLGIMASITTTCEECDGKRFQPAVLDYHLAGHDISEVLAMSTAEALDFFGDGEARTPAAHTILTRLVDVGLGYLKLGQPLTTLSGGERQRLKLATHMSDNGGTYLLDEPTTGLHLADVEQLLGLLDRLVDSGKSVIVIEHHQAVMAHADWLIDLGPGAGHDGGRITYQGTPATLVANPTTLTGKHLADYVSS is encoded by the coding sequence ATGAGCACGAGGACGGACCAGCCGTCGTCGCACCCCGCCGACAGCCATGATCTGATCCGCGTGCACGGTGCGCGCGTGAACAACCTGAAGGACGTCACGGTCGAGATCCCGAAGCGCCGGCTGACGGTGTTCACCGGAGTTTCGGGGTCCGGCAAGAGTTCACTGGTGTTCAGCACGATCGCCGCCGAGTCGCAGCGGATGATCAACGAGACCTACAGCGCCTTTGTGCAGGGGTTCATGCCGACGCTGGCGCGGCCGGAAGCCGATCTGCTGGAGGGGCTGACCACGGCGATCATCGTCGACCAGGAGCGGATGGGCGCGAACCCGCGGTCCACTGTGGGCACCGCGACCGACGCGAACGCGTTGCTGCGCATCCTGTTCAGCCGTCTCGGCAAGCCGCACATCGGTTCGCCGAACGCGTATTCGTTCAACGTGCCGTCGGTGAAGGCCAGCGGCGCGATCACCATCGAACGCGGCAACAAGAAGACGGTGAAGGCCACCTTCAACCAGACCGGCGGCATGTGCCCGCGCTGCGAAGGTCGCGGGGACGTCAACGACATCGATCTGACCCAGCTCTACGACGAGTCGAAGTCACTCGCCGAAGGCGCGATCACCGTGCCCGGCTACAACCCCGACGGCTGGACGGTCCGCTATTTCTCCGCCTCGGGCTTTCTCGACGCGGACAAGCCGATCCGGAAGTACACGAAGCGGGAACTGCACGACTTCCTGTACAAAGAGCCGACCAAGGTGAAGATCGAGAACACGAACATCACCTATGAAGGCCTGGTGCCGCGGATCCAGAAGTCGTTCCTGTCCAAGGACAAGGAAGCGATGCAGCCTCACATCCGCGCCTTCGTCGAGCGGGCGGTCACCTTCACCACCTGCCCCGAATGTGAGGGAACGCGACTGAGCGAAGGCGCCCGCTCCTCGAAGATCAACGGCAAGAGCATCGCGGACCTGTGCGCCATGCAAATCAGCGACCTCGCCGAATGGGTGCGTTCCCTGAAAAAGCCGACCGTCGCACCACTGCTTTCGACGCTGCAGCACACTCTCGACTCGTTCACCGAAATCGGCCTGGGCTACCTGTCGCTGGACCGCCCAGCCGGAACCCTGTCCGGCGGTGAAGCCCAGCGCACCAAACTCATCCGCCACCTCGGCTCCGCGCTGACCGACGTCACCTACGTCTTCGACGAACCCACCATCGGCCTGCACCCCCACGACATCCAGCAAATGAACGACCTGCTGCTCCGCCTGCGCGACAAAGGCAACACCGTGCTCGTCGTCGAACACAAACCCGAAACCATCGCCATCGCCGACCACGTCATCGACCTCGGCCCCGGCGCCGGCAGCAACGGCGGCACCATCACCTACCAAGGCCCCCTGAACGGCCTGCGCGCCAGCAACACCCTCACCGGCCGCCACCTCGACGACCGCGCCACCCTCAAACCCACCGTCCGCCAACCCACCGGCGCCCTCGAAATCCGCAACGCCACCACCCACAACCTCCAGAACGTCAACGTCGACATCCCCCTCGGCGTGCTCTGCGTCATCACCGGCGTCGCCGGCTCCGGCAAAAGCTCCCTCCTCCACCGCTCCCTGCCCTCAGACGCCGGAGTCATCACCGTCGACCAAACCCCCATCCGCGGCTCCCGCCGCAGCAACCCCGCCACCTACACCGGCCTGCTCGACCCCATCCGCAAAGCCTTCGCCAAAACCAACAACGTCAAACCCGCCCTCTTCAGCGCCAACTCCGAAGGCGCCTGCCAAGTCTGCAACGGCGCCGGCGTCCTCTACACCGACCTCGGCATCATGGCCAGCATCACCACCACCTGCGAAGAATGCGACGGCAAACGCTTCCAACCCGCCGTCCTCGACTACCACCTCGCCGGCCACGACATCAGCGAAGTCCTCGCCATGTCCACCGCCGAAGCCCTCGACTTCTTCGGCGACGGCGAAGCCCGCACCCCCGCCGCCCACACCATCCTCACCCGCCTGGTCGACGTCGGCCTCGGCTACCTCAAACTCGGCCAACCCCTCACCACCCTGTCCGGCGGCGAACGCCAACGCCTCAAACTCGCCACCCACATGAGCGACAACGGCGGCACCTACCTCCTCGACGAACCCACCACCGGCCTCCACCTCGCCGACGTCGAACAACTACTCGGCCTACTCGACCGCCTCGTCGACAGCGGCAAATCCGTCATCGTCATCGAACACCACCAAGCCGTCATGGCCCACGCAGACTGGCTCATCGACCTCGGCCCCGGCGCCGGCCACGACGGCGGCCGCATCACCTACCAAGGCACCCCCGCCACCCTGGTCGCCAACCCCACCACCCTCACCGGCAAACACCTCGCCGACTACGTCAGCAGCTGA
- a CDS encoding UTP--glucose-1-phosphate uridylyltransferase: protein MTGAEITQTFRTAIVPAAGLGTRFLPTTKAVPKELLPVVNRPGIELVAEEAAEAGAQRLVIVTSPGKESVVDYFRAAPELEETLSAKGKTDLLDKIRRAPALLEVDVAIQKQALGLGHAVAQAEPNLTDEDEAVAVLLPDDLVLPTGVLSRMAAVRAEKGGSVLCAFDIPREQISPYGVFDVTDTEDPDVKRVHGMVEKPKPEDAPSTYAAAGRYLLDRAIFDALRRITPGSGGELQLTDAVALLIAEGHPVHVVVHRGGRHDLGNPGGFLRAAVDFALDDPEYGPSLRTWLTERIENASR from the coding sequence ATGACGGGCGCCGAAATCACGCAGACGTTCCGAACCGCCATCGTGCCTGCCGCCGGGCTGGGCACTCGATTCCTGCCGACCACCAAGGCCGTGCCGAAAGAGCTGCTGCCGGTGGTCAACCGGCCGGGCATCGAGCTGGTCGCCGAGGAGGCCGCCGAAGCGGGCGCGCAGCGCCTGGTGATCGTCACCTCGCCGGGCAAGGAGTCGGTGGTCGACTACTTCCGCGCCGCCCCCGAACTGGAAGAAACCCTGTCCGCCAAGGGCAAGACCGATCTGCTGGACAAGATCCGCCGCGCCCCCGCCCTGCTCGAAGTCGACGTCGCGATCCAGAAGCAGGCGCTGGGCCTCGGCCACGCGGTCGCCCAGGCCGAGCCGAACCTGACCGACGAGGACGAGGCCGTCGCCGTGCTGCTGCCGGACGACCTCGTGCTGCCGACCGGGGTGCTGTCCAGGATGGCCGCGGTGCGCGCCGAGAAGGGCGGCAGCGTGCTGTGCGCCTTCGACATCCCGCGCGAGCAGATCTCCCCCTATGGGGTGTTCGACGTGACCGACACGGAGGACCCCGATGTGAAGCGCGTGCACGGCATGGTGGAGAAGCCGAAGCCGGAGGACGCGCCGTCCACCTACGCCGCGGCCGGGCGATACCTGCTGGACAGGGCCATTTTCGACGCGCTGCGCCGGATCACCCCCGGCTCCGGCGGGGAGCTCCAGCTGACCGACGCGGTCGCGTTGCTGATCGCCGAGGGCCACCCGGTTCATGTGGTGGTCCACCGCGGTGGCAGGCACGATCTCGGCAACCCCGGCGGTTTCCTTCGGGCGGCCGTCGACTTCGCGCTCGACGACCCCGAGTACGGGCCGTCGCTGCGCACCTGGCTGACCGAACGAATCGAGAACGCGAGCCGATGA
- a CDS encoding FmdB family zinc ribbon protein, which yields MPTYQYACKECDHRFEAVQSFSEDSLTECPQCTGPLRKLYGAVGVIFKGSGFYRNDSRSDSKSSSKSGSKPAETSAKSDSSKSDSSSSSSSSSSSTTSSTSSSSSSSSSSTTTKTAAAS from the coding sequence GTGCCCACGTACCAGTACGCCTGCAAGGAGTGCGACCACCGCTTCGAGGCGGTCCAGTCGTTTTCCGAGGACAGCTTGACCGAGTGCCCGCAGTGCACCGGCCCGCTGCGCAAGCTCTACGGTGCGGTCGGCGTGATCTTCAAGGGCAGCGGCTTCTACCGCAACGACTCGCGCTCCGACTCGAAGTCCTCGAGCAAGTCCGGCTCGAAGCCCGCGGAGACCTCGGCCAAGAGCGACTCGAGCAAGAGCGACTCGTCCAGCTCGTCCTCTTCTTCGTCTTCGTCGACCACCTCCTCGACGTCGTCGTCTTCTTCGTCCTCCTCTTCATCTACCACGACGAAGACCGCCGCCGCCTCCTGA
- a CDS encoding CBS domain-containing protein, which produces MTSETLEESSGRTMHLLGGRRVTVSDLLEAGLIRVGTKLRFRRNRIGVTYDATVTERGRIRLEPEGEEFRSPSRAAMVAAGMRAVDGWHAWLVVEQNRSLDAVRQELLDQAISSAAAAAHRQTEDTARQRIHERLRQARGRAEERAPERMSVRELLSLWGAKERGDQVSQIEADLANHGLVTSPSFRAVTLDTMVSLTTPLDEADGTATEEQPEMVDLPVAGDEEGGGDLDVRLMVGNLSPLLGVEAVNPNSTIEEAITKMLINDYSQLAVLNGPRNLRGAITWRSIAQAMHQRSTPSLGDAIDPHVEVVAYDRDLFEVLPTLQQREFVFVWDETKEIKGIVTTSDVAQRYGEMATPFFQLGEVDQTLRWILNRSFDVETLQQACNRTITSVDRLTFGDYQRVLENKDCWARLGWPLDRPTFVSRLEEIRRIRNKVMHFHPDPVAEDAVDILRRFNNMLHHYRDLA; this is translated from the coding sequence GTGACCAGCGAGACGTTGGAAGAATCGAGCGGCCGCACGATGCACCTGCTCGGCGGTCGCCGCGTCACGGTTTCCGACCTGCTGGAGGCCGGTCTGATCCGGGTCGGCACAAAGCTCCGGTTCAGGCGCAATCGCATCGGGGTGACCTACGACGCCACCGTGACCGAGCGGGGGCGGATCCGGCTCGAACCCGAGGGGGAAGAGTTCCGTTCGCCTTCACGAGCGGCCATGGTCGCCGCCGGCATGCGGGCGGTCGATGGTTGGCACGCGTGGCTGGTGGTCGAGCAGAACCGATCGCTGGACGCCGTGCGCCAGGAACTGCTCGACCAGGCGATCTCCAGTGCCGCCGCGGCAGCCCACCGGCAGACCGAGGACACCGCGCGTCAACGCATCCACGAGCGCCTGAGGCAGGCACGCGGTCGCGCGGAGGAACGTGCCCCGGAACGCATGTCCGTGCGCGAACTCCTGTCGCTCTGGGGCGCGAAGGAGCGCGGTGACCAGGTCAGCCAGATCGAAGCGGACCTGGCCAACCACGGCTTGGTGACCTCGCCGAGCTTCCGGGCGGTGACCCTGGACACGATGGTTTCGTTGACCACCCCGCTCGACGAGGCGGACGGGACCGCGACGGAGGAACAGCCCGAGATGGTCGACCTGCCGGTCGCGGGAGACGAGGAGGGCGGCGGAGACCTGGATGTCCGCCTCATGGTGGGGAACCTGTCTCCCCTTCTGGGCGTAGAGGCCGTCAACCCCAACAGCACGATCGAAGAAGCGATCACCAAGATGCTGATCAACGACTACTCGCAACTCGCCGTCCTCAACGGCCCTCGCAACCTGCGCGGCGCGATCACCTGGCGCTCGATCGCGCAGGCGATGCACCAGAGGTCCACCCCCAGCCTCGGCGATGCGATCGACCCGCACGTGGAAGTGGTCGCCTACGACCGTGACCTCTTCGAAGTCCTGCCCACGCTGCAGCAGCGCGAGTTCGTGTTCGTCTGGGACGAGACCAAGGAGATCAAGGGCATCGTCACCACTTCCGACGTGGCTCAGCGCTACGGCGAGATGGCCACCCCGTTCTTCCAGCTGGGCGAAGTGGACCAGACCCTCCGGTGGATCTTGAACCGCTCGTTCGACGTGGAAACGCTCCAGCAGGCCTGCAACCGGACGATCACCAGCGTCGACCGCCTCACCTTCGGCGACTACCAGCGCGTGCTGGAGAACAAGGACTGCTGGGCGCGGCTGGGCTGGCCGCTCGACCGCCCCACCTTCGTCTCCCGATTGGAGGAGATCCGCCGGATCCGCAACAAGGTGATGCACTTCCACCCGGACCCCGTAGCCGAGGACGCGGTCGACATCCTGCGGAGGTTCAACAACATGCTGCACCACTACCGCGACTTGGCGTAG
- a CDS encoding ParA family protein, with amino-acid sequence MRVVAVMNYKGGVGKTTLTANLGAVAASRGLRVLLLDLDPQTNLTFSFFSIDDWHDRLKDGRTIKQWYDSEMPGRDVALADLVVTPERVNKALKNPPGQLDLISSHLGLIDIDLELAARLGGTTTLDGSKRKFLDLHSCLRRALEDSHFGTYDLVLIDCAPNFGLVTKTAIVASERILVPAKADYLSTLGLDYLAGNCANLVQQFNDFVNHKRGAGDYRPIDPTFLGVVFTMVQIYSQQVTLAQHPYIEEARLNSQVPVLESKVRNSPRHFGDAGESGVPAMLRTSSKDEVVKEFDQLADEVLGELALTGGRP; translated from the coding sequence ATGCGGGTCGTGGCGGTCATGAACTACAAGGGCGGCGTGGGAAAAACGACGCTCACCGCGAACCTCGGCGCGGTCGCCGCCAGCCGGGGCCTGCGGGTACTGCTCCTCGATCTTGATCCACAGACGAATTTGACCTTCTCCTTCTTCTCCATCGACGATTGGCATGATCGGCTCAAGGACGGCCGCACGATCAAGCAGTGGTACGACAGTGAAATGCCCGGACGTGACGTGGCACTGGCGGACCTCGTCGTCACTCCCGAGCGGGTCAACAAGGCGCTCAAGAACCCACCCGGCCAGCTCGATCTGATCTCTTCCCACCTCGGCCTCATCGACATAGATCTCGAACTCGCCGCCCGGCTGGGCGGGACCACCACCCTCGACGGTTCGAAGCGGAAATTCCTGGACCTGCACAGTTGTCTGCGCCGGGCGCTCGAGGACAGCCACTTCGGCACCTACGACCTGGTGCTCATCGACTGCGCGCCGAACTTCGGCTTGGTCACCAAGACGGCGATCGTCGCCAGCGAGCGGATCCTCGTGCCCGCCAAGGCGGATTACCTGTCCACGCTGGGCTTGGACTACCTGGCGGGCAACTGCGCGAACCTGGTGCAGCAGTTCAACGACTTCGTCAACCACAAGCGCGGTGCGGGCGACTACCGACCGATCGATCCGACCTTTCTCGGCGTGGTCTTCACCATGGTGCAGATCTACTCGCAACAGGTCACCCTCGCCCAGCACCCCTACATCGAGGAAGCGCGCCTGAACTCCCAAGTGCCGGTGCTCGAGAGCAAAGTTCGCAACAGCCCACGCCACTTCGGCGACGCCGGCGAGAGCGGCGTACCGGCGATGCTGCGGACTTCCAGCAAGGACGAGGTCGTCAAGGAATTCGATCAGTTGGCGGACGAGGTGCTGGGGGAACTCGCGTTGACAGGTGGTCGGCCGTGA
- a CDS encoding SAF domain-containing protein → MQLFEDLFARLTALVSSRRTRKTLAALLALTAIALALGPVLFPTGPPGEPTLVAARDLSPGTLLTPGDTKVIHIPAELRPAGALSGQSADRMLAGAARAGEPLTDVRLVSPSHGPPGTSTVPIRLADPGIAELLHPGTRVDVVAADPHQQRQLASAVTVVTVVTSGGESKARPNSAKGPLVLVAVPSEVATPLASAALDRPVTVTLR, encoded by the coding sequence GTGCAACTCTTCGAAGATCTGTTCGCCCGGCTGACCGCACTGGTCAGCAGCCGTCGCACGCGGAAGACCTTGGCCGCGTTGCTGGCGCTGACCGCGATCGCGCTGGCGCTGGGCCCGGTGCTGTTCCCGACCGGACCGCCCGGCGAGCCCACGCTGGTCGCCGCCCGTGACCTGAGCCCGGGCACTCTGCTCACGCCGGGTGACACCAAAGTCATCCACATCCCGGCCGAGCTGCGGCCGGCCGGCGCGTTGTCCGGGCAGAGCGCCGACCGCATGCTGGCCGGCGCGGCCAGGGCGGGCGAGCCGCTGACCGATGTGCGCCTGGTGTCCCCTTCGCACGGTCCTCCCGGGACGTCCACCGTGCCCATCCGACTGGCCGATCCGGGCATCGCCGAACTCCTGCACCCCGGCACGCGGGTGGACGTGGTGGCCGCGGATCCGCACCAGCAACGGCAGCTGGCGTCGGCGGTGACCGTGGTCACCGTGGTCACCTCCGGGGGTGAGAGCAAGGCGCGGCCGAATTCGGCGAAAGGCCCGCTCGTACTGGTTGCCGTGCCGTCGGAGGTCGCCACGCCCCTCGCCTCCGCCGCGCTGGACCGACCGGTAACCGTTACGCTCCGGTAG
- the glp gene encoding gephyrin-like molybdotransferase Glp — MTAPDAPDVPDAPTPAAPAEGVAEEHAEFRSVDAQIALALEAAVRPRPVRVAISEAQGLLCAEEVVAEHALPGFDQAAVDGYAVRSVDVRTAGQEPVQLPVVGEIPAGSRQPRRLQPGQAVRVATGAPLPTLADAVVPTAYTDGHHAKVTVHKPVPSAGYVRRTGEDVQIGDVAVRQGDTIGSAQVGLLAAVGKAKVLVYPRPRVSIVSVGDELVDIDRTPSVGQVYDVNSYALAAAARDAGAEVSRVGIVASDPKRLREVVEGRLLMSEVVVVAGGAGGSSGDEVHAALSELGRIDLTRIAMHPGSVQGFGRLGPDAVPTFLIPGNPMSALVVFEVLVRPLIRAARGTRNPHRRMVGARLLSPITSTKGRKGFLRGQLLRDEGNGEYLVQPLGTSGAHLLASLAEANCLINIDEDLTEVAAGDEVKVTFLAQRG, encoded by the coding sequence ATGACCGCCCCAGACGCGCCTGACGTCCCCGACGCGCCGACCCCTGCCGCGCCCGCGGAGGGCGTCGCGGAGGAACACGCCGAGTTCCGCTCCGTGGACGCCCAGATCGCCCTCGCACTGGAGGCCGCGGTCCGCCCACGGCCGGTGCGGGTGGCGATCTCGGAGGCGCAGGGGCTGTTGTGCGCCGAGGAGGTCGTCGCCGAGCACGCGCTGCCCGGGTTCGACCAGGCAGCCGTCGACGGGTACGCGGTGCGCAGCGTGGACGTGCGCACGGCCGGGCAGGAACCGGTGCAGCTGCCGGTGGTCGGGGAGATCCCGGCCGGTTCGCGGCAGCCGCGCCGGTTGCAACCAGGCCAGGCCGTGCGCGTGGCGACCGGCGCGCCGCTGCCCACGCTCGCCGACGCCGTCGTGCCGACCGCCTACACCGACGGCCACCACGCCAAGGTGACCGTGCACAAGCCGGTGCCGTCGGCCGGGTACGTCCGGCGGACCGGCGAGGACGTGCAGATCGGCGACGTCGCGGTGCGCCAGGGCGACACCATCGGCTCGGCGCAGGTGGGCCTGCTCGCCGCGGTGGGCAAGGCCAAGGTGCTGGTCTACCCGCGCCCGCGGGTGTCCATTGTGTCCGTCGGCGACGAGCTGGTGGACATCGATCGCACGCCGTCGGTCGGCCAGGTCTACGACGTGAACTCGTACGCCCTGGCGGCCGCGGCCCGCGACGCCGGCGCCGAGGTGAGCCGGGTCGGGATCGTGGCGAGCGATCCGAAGCGGCTGCGCGAGGTGGTCGAGGGCAGGCTGCTGATGTCCGAAGTGGTCGTCGTGGCCGGTGGGGCGGGCGGCAGCTCGGGCGACGAGGTGCACGCGGCGCTGTCCGAGCTGGGCCGGATCGACCTGACGCGGATCGCCATGCACCCCGGTTCGGTGCAGGGCTTCGGCAGGCTCGGCCCGGACGCGGTGCCGACCTTCCTGATCCCGGGCAATCCGATGAGCGCGCTGGTGGTCTTCGAGGTGCTGGTGCGCCCGCTGATCCGCGCGGCGCGCGGCACGCGGAACCCGCACCGCCGCATGGTCGGCGCGCGACTGCTGTCGCCGATCACCTCCACCAAGGGGCGGAAGGGCTTCCTGCGCGGGCAACTGCTGCGCGACGAGGGCAACGGCGAGTACCTGGTGCAGCCGCTCGGCACCTCCGGCGCGCACCTGCTGGCCTCGCTGGCGGAGGCGAACTGCCTGATCAATATCGATGAGGACCTCACCGAGGTGGCCGCGGGTGACGAGGTCAAGGTGACCTTCCTGGCGCAGCGCGGCTGA
- a CDS encoding GNAT family N-acetyltransferase produces the protein MSQVYGVEGRHPGWPAKLGPLRVKAGVVVVRPVRLRDGGAWSRARLRDREHLEEWEPSGTGTWDERNSLWSWPPQWSALRSLARRGQCLPFTITVDGEFAGQITVGNVIRASLRSAWVGYWVSTSAVRGGVATAAVALVVDHAFRVAGMHRIEATVRPENVASVRVLTKAGFRQEGLLQRYLDVAGDWRDHLLFGMTVEETGPGLTARLIAAGHADYA, from the coding sequence GTGTCGCAGGTCTACGGCGTCGAAGGCCGGCACCCCGGCTGGCCGGCGAAGCTCGGCCCGCTCCGGGTGAAGGCCGGGGTGGTGGTCGTGCGGCCGGTGCGGTTGCGCGACGGCGGCGCGTGGAGCCGGGCGCGGCTGCGCGATCGCGAGCACCTGGAGGAGTGGGAGCCCAGCGGCACCGGTACCTGGGACGAGCGGAACTCGCTGTGGTCGTGGCCGCCGCAGTGGTCAGCGCTGCGTTCGCTGGCCCGGCGCGGCCAGTGCCTGCCGTTCACGATCACCGTGGACGGCGAGTTCGCCGGGCAGATCACCGTGGGAAATGTGATCAGGGCCTCGCTGCGGTCCGCGTGGGTCGGGTACTGGGTGTCCACTTCGGCCGTTCGGGGCGGGGTGGCCACCGCGGCCGTGGCGCTGGTGGTGGACCACGCCTTCCGCGTGGCCGGGATGCACCGCATCGAGGCGACCGTGCGGCCGGAGAACGTCGCGAGCGTCCGGGTGCTGACCAAGGCGGGGTTCCGGCAGGAGGGCCTGCTCCAGCGCTACCTCGACGTGGCAGGTGACTGGCGCGACCACCTGCTCTTCGGGATGACCGTCGAGGAAACCGGCCCCGGGCTCACCGCACGGCTGATCGCCGCCGGGCACGCTGACTACGCGTGA
- the glpR gene encoding gephyrin-like molybdotransferase receptor GlpR, translating to MPSSLIIVALAAAWLVVLVPMIARKRQEIARTADSALAARVVRSGSTRHEGREEFAMSETGKPQARDDHDANDEFDEVDAELEDEVDDLDDLDDVEPAPVGRDLPPLPQPSEGGRQYRPGRGGYDPEAAEIAARAKYAYRQRVVVILLVLAVVTAALAAFLTPLVWWAHGAIDLVLVGYLAYLRRQVRIENEIRQRRSSRLNSGTRVTRRPVEESAEAPPVAAPPRPRREIPGAERKPSPTSRLRRHAVVVDPEDEDPAFHELDDPGQRSFRRAAGE from the coding sequence ATGCCAAGCTCGTTGATCATCGTCGCGCTGGCCGCGGCATGGCTCGTCGTCCTCGTTCCCATGATCGCGCGCAAGCGCCAGGAGATCGCGCGCACCGCCGACTCCGCGTTGGCCGCCAGGGTCGTGCGGAGCGGGAGCACACGCCACGAGGGGCGAGAGGAGTTCGCGATGTCCGAGACCGGCAAGCCGCAGGCGCGCGACGACCATGACGCCAACGACGAGTTCGACGAGGTCGATGCCGAACTCGAAGACGAGGTGGACGACCTCGACGACCTCGACGACGTGGAACCCGCTCCGGTGGGCAGAGACCTGCCGCCGCTGCCGCAGCCGAGCGAAGGCGGCCGCCAGTACCGGCCGGGCCGCGGTGGCTACGACCCGGAGGCCGCCGAGATCGCGGCCAGGGCGAAGTACGCCTACCGGCAGCGCGTGGTGGTCATCCTGCTCGTGCTCGCCGTGGTCACCGCCGCGCTGGCCGCGTTCCTGACGCCGCTGGTGTGGTGGGCGCACGGGGCGATCGACCTGGTGCTCGTCGGGTACCTCGCGTACCTGCGGCGGCAGGTGCGGATCGAGAACGAGATCCGGCAGCGGCGTTCGTCGCGGCTGAACTCGGGCACGCGCGTCACGCGGCGACCGGTGGAGGAGTCGGCCGAGGCTCCGCCCGTGGCGGCCCCGCCGCGACCGCGGCGCGAGATCCCGGGTGCCGAGCGCAAGCCGTCGCCCACCTCGCGCCTGCGGCGGCACGCCGTCGTGGTCGACCCGGAGGACGAGGACCCGGCCTTCCACGAACTCGACGACCCAGGTCAGCGGTCCTTCCGCCGGGCAGCCGGCGAATAG
- a CDS encoding glyoxalase, translating to MLTLDAVEVGVPREFHDDLRLADQVVAEVQGPDGGLCVLTYVVDQPSEVETVLATAVRHGAQVLKPPKKSLFAGFAASCRAPGGSVWKLTAPTRKDTGPAAESPSPTELVAILGVADPPASKAFYEALGMKVDRDYGAKFIDFQLTPGLPRLGLMNRAALAKDAGAGASPAVLTCTVDSRSAVEAILTTANSAGGRSADGEFTDPDGYLWKVRVAP from the coding sequence ATGCTCACCCTCGACGCGGTCGAAGTCGGGGTGCCGCGGGAGTTCCACGACGACCTGCGCCTGGCCGATCAGGTGGTCGCGGAGGTCCAGGGTCCCGACGGCGGGCTGTGCGTGCTGACCTACGTGGTCGACCAGCCGAGCGAGGTCGAAACCGTGCTGGCCACCGCCGTCCGCCACGGCGCGCAGGTGCTCAAGCCGCCGAAGAAGTCGCTGTTCGCCGGGTTCGCCGCGTCCTGCCGGGCGCCGGGCGGTTCGGTGTGGAAGCTGACCGCACCGACCAGGAAGGACACCGGCCCGGCCGCGGAGTCGCCGTCGCCGACCGAGCTGGTGGCCATTCTCGGTGTCGCGGATCCCCCGGCGTCCAAGGCTTTCTACGAAGCGCTGGGCATGAAGGTGGACCGGGACTACGGTGCCAAGTTCATCGACTTCCAGCTGACGCCGGGCCTGCCGCGGCTGGGCCTGATGAACCGGGCGGCGTTGGCCAAGGACGCGGGCGCCGGCGCTTCCCCCGCGGTCCTCACCTGCACGGTCGACTCCCGTTCGGCGGTCGAAGCCATCCTGACGACGGCGAACTCCGCGGGCGGCCGAAGCGCCGACGGGGAGTTCACCGATCCCGACGGTTACCTGTGGAAAGTTCGAGTCGCACCCTAG
- a CDS encoding 5-formyltetrahydrofolate cyclo-ligase, which yields MRAVGNEHPSKAEWRERLTSARSAVPIARRVTEAGALARFVTELPHAETVCGYVPFGTEPGSLALLDVLRDAGSRVLLPVVPSVPGPLDWAEYTGSASLAPGRFRGVLEPTGNRLGPSAVEQAALVLVPALAVDHHGVRLGRGAGFYDRSLGAVSHAELVAVVRDEELVPRLPAEPHDALMTGALLPSRGFVPLPAQLSAV from the coding sequence GTGCGAGCAGTGGGCAATGAGCACCCGAGCAAGGCGGAGTGGCGCGAACGGCTGACCTCCGCGCGGTCGGCCGTGCCGATCGCGCGCCGGGTCACCGAGGCGGGCGCGCTGGCCCGCTTCGTCACCGAACTCCCGCACGCGGAGACCGTGTGCGGGTACGTGCCCTTCGGCACGGAGCCGGGGTCGCTGGCCCTGCTGGACGTGCTCCGAGATGCTGGTTCGCGAGTGCTCCTTCCCGTCGTTCCCTCCGTTCCGGGCCCACTGGACTGGGCCGAATACACCGGCTCGGCGTCGCTCGCCCCCGGTCGGTTCCGGGGCGTGCTTGAGCCCACGGGCAACCGCCTGGGGCCGTCCGCCGTCGAGCAGGCGGCACTGGTCCTGGTGCCCGCGCTCGCGGTCGATCACCACGGCGTCCGGCTGGGCCGGGGCGCCGGGTTCTACGACCGTTCGCTCGGTGCCGTGTCGCACGCCGAACTGGTGGCCGTCGTGCGCGACGAGGAGCTGGTGCCTCGTCTGCCCGCCGAACCACACGACGCGCTGATGACCGGCGCGCTGCTGCCCAGCCGTGGCTTCGTCCCCCTTCCCGCCCAGCTCAGCGCGGTGTGA